In a genomic window of Halostella litorea:
- a CDS encoding ABC transporter ATP-binding protein, whose amino-acid sequence MPTTNVDARADEPDHEPITDGDGAVVDSALVGDGLELSYPTSDGTVVDCARLDIPEGAVTALVGPNGSGKSTLLKALSDHLTPDAGTVRIRGRDLDSFGKKELAREMGVLSQENDPVDGITVEDLAYHGRYPHRGFFDDVSEADREAVERALDLAGVDHLRDAELGQLSGGQKQLAWIAMVLAQETDVLLLDEPTTFLDLYHQFRVLETVRQLNERQDVTVAVVLHDIAQAARFADYLVAMRDGELYDWGPPEEVVTEQLLADVFGVEATVEHEPELQVLPHHALPDESE is encoded by the coding sequence ATGCCAACCACGAACGTGGACGCGCGGGCGGACGAACCGGACCACGAGCCGATCACCGACGGCGACGGCGCGGTCGTCGACAGCGCCCTCGTCGGCGACGGGCTCGAACTGAGTTACCCGACGAGCGACGGCACCGTCGTCGACTGCGCCCGCCTCGACATCCCGGAGGGGGCCGTCACCGCGCTCGTGGGGCCGAACGGCAGCGGCAAGAGCACGCTCCTGAAGGCGCTCTCGGACCACCTCACACCGGACGCCGGGACGGTGCGGATCCGCGGCCGGGATCTGGACTCCTTCGGGAAGAAGGAACTCGCCCGGGAAATGGGCGTGCTCTCCCAGGAGAACGACCCGGTCGACGGGATCACCGTCGAGGACCTGGCGTACCACGGGCGCTACCCGCACCGGGGCTTTTTCGACGACGTCTCGGAAGCCGACCGCGAGGCGGTCGAACGCGCGCTGGATCTGGCCGGCGTCGACCACCTCCGGGACGCCGAACTGGGGCAGCTGAGCGGCGGGCAAAAGCAGCTGGCCTGGATCGCGATGGTGCTCGCCCAGGAGACGGACGTCCTGTTGCTCGACGAGCCGACGACCTTCCTCGACCTGTACCACCAGTTCCGCGTGCTGGAGACCGTACGCCAGCTCAACGAGCGCCAGGACGTCACCGTCGCCGTCGTGCTCCACGACATCGCCCAGGCCGCCCGGTTCGCGGACTACCTGGTGGCGATGCGCGACGGCGAACTGTACGACTGGGGCCCCCCGGAGGAGGTCGTGACCGAACAACTGCTCGCGGACGTGTTCGGCGTCGAGGCGACCGTCGAGCACGAGCCGGAACTGCAGGTCCTCCCCCACCACGCGCTGCCCGACGAGAGCGAGTGA